From the Musa acuminata AAA Group cultivar baxijiao chromosome BXJ3-7, Cavendish_Baxijiao_AAA, whole genome shotgun sequence genome, one window contains:
- the LOC135642984 gene encoding peroxidase A2-like, with the protein MAYSSSSLCSVCLAFFFFFFTLLLHGSRAQLSSTFYDSSCSNVSAVVRNVVQQAQSSDVRIVASLLRLHFHDCFVNGCDGSILLDNSDSIQSEKDAAPNKNSVRGFDVVDDIKTAVENVCPGVVSCADILALAAEASVDLAGGPTWGVLLGRRDGTTANPTAANNMPSPFDDLDTLKQKFSDVGLDDTDLVALSGAHTFGRAQCRFFSSRLYNFSGTGSPDPSLDSTYLATLQQNCPQGGDDTTLNNLDLTTPNTFDNKYFTNLQSNEGLLQSDQELFSTSGASTISIVNSFAGDESTFFQSFASSMINMGNINPLTGSNGEIRSDCKKVN; encoded by the exons ATGgcttactcttcttcttctttgtgttcAGTGTGcttagccttcttcttcttcttcttcacccttCTCCTCCATGGCTCTCGAGCTCAGCTGAGCTCCACATTTTACGATAGCTCATGCTCAAACGTGTCGGCCGTCGTCCGAAACGTGGTTCAGCAAGCCCAGAGCTCTGATGTTCGTATCGTCGCGAGCCTCCTTCGGCTCCACTTTCATGACTGCTTCGTGAAT GGCTGCGACGGTTCCATTCTGCTGGATAACAGTGACAGCATACAGAGCGAGAAGGACGCGGCGCCCAACAAGAACTCGGTGCGGGGTTTCGATGTGGTCGACGACATCAAGACCGCGGTGGAGAACGTTTGCCCGGGCGTCGTTTCCTGCGCTGACATCCTCGCGCTCGCTGCCGAAGCTTCCGTCGACTTG GCAGGAGGTCCAACATGGGGTGTACTACTGGGAAGGAGGGATGGAACCACAGCCAACCCTACCGCTGCCAACAACATGCCGAGCCCCTTCGATGACTTGGACACCCTCAAGCAAAAGTTCTCGGATGTAGGCCTCGATGACACTGATCTGGTCGCCTTGTCAG GAGCTCACACGTTCGGCCGCGCGCAGTGCCGCTTCTTCAGCAGCCGGCTCTACAACTTCAGCGGCACCGGCAGCCCCGACCCGTCGCTGGACTCCACCTACTTGGCGACTCTGCAGCAGAACTGCCCCCAGGGAGGAGACGACACGACCCTCAACAATCTCGACCTCACCACGCCCAACACCTTCGACAACAAGTACTTCACCAACCTGCAGAGCAACGAGGGGCTGCTGCAGTCCGACCAGGAGCTGTTCTCCACCAGCGGGGCCTCCACTATTTCCATCGTCAACAGCTTTGCAGGCGACGAAAGCACCTTCTTCCAGAGCTTTGCTTCCTCCATGATCAACATGGGGAACATTAATCCACTGACCGGGAGCAACGGAGAGATCAGAAGCGACTGTAAGAAGGTCAACTAG